In Simplicispira sp. 125, one DNA window encodes the following:
- a CDS encoding DUF4124 domain-containing protein, translating into MHFPHHLFVALALVAAAPLAWAHMYKCTDAQGRSIYSDRACALGPKPVPPPAPVEAAPPKKPGAAVVKPFIDGKLTVAAVDRVVRQAADMAERSDYRGQCALAGPELTFKMTDHSTAPASVHSGGRREICAVQRESAQAVDAMQLRASVRLGKLAISLNPDSTRATVKYESATTLTHQGEVLMVLKCTREEVLGVYDGEILYAQAQAVCRP; encoded by the coding sequence ATGCATTTTCCACATCACCTTTTCGTGGCTTTGGCGCTGGTCGCTGCCGCTCCCCTGGCCTGGGCGCACATGTACAAGTGCACCGATGCGCAAGGGCGCTCCATTTATTCGGATCGCGCCTGTGCGCTGGGTCCCAAACCGGTGCCCCCGCCCGCGCCGGTCGAAGCAGCCCCGCCCAAGAAGCCGGGTGCAGCGGTGGTCAAGCCTTTTATTGACGGCAAACTCACGGTAGCCGCTGTCGACCGGGTGGTGAGGCAGGCGGCAGACATGGCGGAACGGTCCGACTACCGTGGCCAATGTGCGTTGGCCGGGCCGGAGCTGACGTTCAAGATGACCGACCACAGCACAGCACCGGCCTCGGTGCACTCGGGTGGACGGCGCGAAATCTGTGCAGTACAGCGCGAATCGGCCCAGGCCGTGGATGCCATGCAGTTGAGGGCTTCGGTGCGCTTGGGAAAATTGGCCATCAGTCTCAATCCCGACAGCACCCGGGCCACGGTGAAGTATGAAAGCGCAACGACCCTGACCCACCAGGGCGAAGTATTGATGGTGCTCAAGTGCACGCGTGAAGAGGTCCTGGGCGTCTACGACGGCGAGATTCTGTATGCGCAGGCCCAGGCCGTTTGCAGGCCGTGA
- a CDS encoding c-type cytochrome, translated as MNKTLTTLFALAVACGTALSHAQEVQGDVKAGEQKIAMCIGCHGIVGYQSSFPEVYKVPKISGQSAGYIASALHAYQKGDRKHPTMRGIAVSLTDQDIADLSVYYAQHAKTTVELPAKPAREPHAQVTALLQKGACVSCHGDNFAKPIDPSYPKIAGQHADYLFVALKSYKTENNPHVGRNNGVMAGIAGQFSNAELKALAGYIGKVDGDLQVVPQPRFR; from the coding sequence ATGAACAAGACGTTGACCACGCTATTTGCCCTTGCTGTCGCCTGCGGGACGGCACTTTCCCATGCCCAAGAAGTACAGGGCGACGTCAAGGCGGGAGAGCAAAAAATAGCCATGTGCATCGGCTGCCACGGCATCGTAGGCTATCAGTCGAGCTTTCCCGAGGTGTACAAGGTGCCCAAGATTTCGGGCCAGAGTGCGGGCTACATTGCCTCGGCTCTGCACGCCTACCAAAAGGGTGACCGCAAGCACCCCACCATGCGCGGCATCGCCGTCTCGCTGACGGACCAGGATATTGCTGATCTGTCCGTTTACTACGCACAGCATGCCAAGACGACCGTCGAACTGCCGGCCAAGCCAGCACGCGAACCCCATGCACAAGTGACGGCCCTGTTACAGAAGGGTGCCTGCGTGTCCTGCCACGGCGACAACTTTGCCAAGCCCATTGACCCGTCGTACCCCAAGATCGCAGGTCAGCACGCGGACTACCTGTTTGTCGCACTCAAGTCCTACAAAACTGAAAATAATCCGCACGTAGGTCGCAACAACGGTGTGATGGCTGGCATCGCGGGCCAGTTCAGCAATGCAGAGCTGAAGGCGCTGGCGGGCTATATCGGCAAGGTCGATGGCGACCTGCAGGTGGTGCCGCAGCCGCGCTTTCGCTGA
- a CDS encoding MoxR family ATPase, whose protein sequence is MKFQGSENYVATQDLMLAVNAAITLQRPLLIKGEPGTGKTMLAEEVAQSLGMPLLQWHIKSTTKAQQGLYEYDAVSRLRDSQLNDGENAQRVKDIRNYIIQGVLWQAFTADQPVALLIDEIDKADIEFPNDLLREIDRMEFYCYETRELIKAKHRPLVFITSNNEKELPDAFLRRCFFHFIKFPEADTMRQIVNVHFPTLKSELLGVAMKTFYDVRNLPGLKKKPSTSELLDWLKLLVAEDIPLTALQSADNKVSVPPLVGALLKNEQDVSLFEKLVFMNQRNR, encoded by the coding sequence ATGAAATTTCAAGGCTCAGAAAACTACGTCGCGACCCAGGACCTGATGCTGGCCGTCAACGCCGCCATCACGCTGCAGCGCCCCCTGCTCATCAAGGGAGAACCTGGCACCGGCAAGACCATGCTGGCCGAAGAAGTGGCCCAGTCCCTGGGCATGCCGCTGCTGCAATGGCACATCAAGTCCACCACCAAAGCGCAGCAAGGTCTGTACGAATACGACGCCGTGAGCCGTCTGCGCGACAGCCAGCTCAATGATGGCGAGAACGCCCAGCGCGTGAAAGATATCCGCAACTACATCATCCAGGGCGTGCTGTGGCAGGCCTTCACGGCAGACCAGCCGGTGGCCCTGCTGATCGACGAGATCGACAAGGCCGACATCGAATTCCCGAACGATCTGCTGCGCGAGATCGACCGCATGGAGTTTTACTGCTACGAGACGCGCGAACTCATCAAGGCCAAGCACCGACCACTGGTGTTCATCACCTCGAACAACGAGAAAGAGCTGCCCGACGCGTTTTTGCGCCGCTGCTTCTTCCACTTCATCAAGTTCCCCGAGGCGGACACGATGCGGCAGATCGTGAACGTGCACTTCCCCACGCTCAAGAGCGAATTGCTGGGCGTGGCGATGAAAACCTTCTACGACGTGCGCAATCTGCCGGGCCTGAAGAAGAAGCCCTCGACCAGCGAGCTGCTCGACTGGCTCAAGCTGCTGGTGGCCGAAGACATTCCGCTCACCGCCCTGCAAAGCGCGGACAACAAGGTGTCGGTGCCGCCGCTGGTGGGCGCGCTGCTCAAGAACGAGCAGGACGTAAGCCTGTTCGAAAAGCTCGTTTTCATGAACCAGAGGAACCGTTGA
- a CDS encoding GNAT family protein → MRFIEPLVMCQNGVRLEPLVLEHEEGLRAAAADGALWKLRITSVPEPQDTRAYIETALQMRADGNRFAFAVCDDATGEVLGSTSFHDILPTVKRVEIGYTWYRKSVQRSHVNTTCKLLMMGHAFDQLGCNVVGWRTDNYNFASQRAIERLGARKDGVIRGHALRRDGTIRDTVMYSMRAGEWPEARAQLLYLLELHAQAA, encoded by the coding sequence ATGCGTTTTATAGAGCCCCTCGTGATGTGCCAAAACGGCGTGCGCCTCGAGCCCCTGGTCCTGGAGCACGAAGAGGGCCTGCGCGCCGCAGCAGCCGACGGCGCACTGTGGAAGCTGCGCATCACCTCGGTGCCCGAGCCGCAGGACACGCGCGCCTACATCGAAACAGCGCTGCAAATGCGTGCAGACGGCAATCGCTTTGCCTTTGCCGTGTGCGATGACGCAACGGGTGAGGTGCTGGGCAGCACCAGCTTCCATGACATCCTGCCCACCGTCAAAAGGGTGGAAATTGGCTACACCTGGTACCGCAAAAGCGTGCAGCGCAGCCACGTCAACACCACCTGCAAACTGCTGATGATGGGCCACGCCTTTGACCAGCTTGGCTGCAACGTCGTGGGCTGGCGCACGGACAACTACAACTTCGCCTCGCAGCGCGCCATCGAGCGCCTGGGCGCCCGGAAAGACGGCGTCATCCGTGGCCATGCACTGCGACGCGACGGCACGATCCGCGACACGGTCATGTACAGCATGCGTGCCGGTGAATGGCCCGAAGCCCGGGCACAATTGCTATATCTTTTAGAGCTTCATGCGCAGGCTGCATAA
- a CDS encoding VWA domain-containing protein, with translation MLIDFFYTLRSVKLPVSVKEYLTLLEALQAGVVGPKSDDAWSLDDFYNIARLTLVKDEKHYDKFDRAFGAYFKGVEMVADFTKEIPADWLRKILENELTPEQKAAIEKMGWDELMETLKKRLEEQKERHEGGNKWIGTGGTSPFGHGGYNPQGIRIGGASKNKSAVKVWEQRAYRDYDDQQELGTRNIKVALRRLRKFAREGHELELDLPDTIRSTAANAGYLDIKMVPERHNNVKVLLLMDVGGTMDEHIQRVEELFSAVKTEFKHLEFYYFHNCVYDFMWKNNRRRFAEKFPTWDIIRKYNKDYKLIFVGDATMSPYEILQPGGSVEYNNEEPGAEWIQRLTHAFPKFAWINPEPQGVWQYRQSISIIQQLVSNRMYPLSLKGLEETMRLLSK, from the coding sequence ATGCTGATTGATTTTTTCTACACCCTGCGCTCGGTCAAGCTGCCGGTTTCGGTCAAGGAATACCTCACCCTGCTCGAAGCATTGCAGGCCGGTGTGGTGGGCCCCAAATCGGACGACGCCTGGAGCCTGGACGACTTCTACAACATCGCCCGCCTCACGCTGGTCAAGGACGAGAAGCACTACGACAAGTTCGACCGGGCCTTTGGCGCCTACTTCAAGGGCGTGGAAATGGTGGCCGATTTCACCAAGGAAATTCCCGCCGACTGGCTGCGCAAGATCCTGGAGAACGAGCTCACGCCCGAGCAGAAGGCCGCCATCGAAAAGATGGGCTGGGACGAACTCATGGAGACGCTGAAAAAGCGCCTCGAAGAACAAAAAGAACGCCACGAGGGCGGCAACAAGTGGATCGGCACCGGCGGCACCAGCCCCTTTGGCCACGGCGGCTACAACCCGCAAGGCATCCGCATTGGCGGAGCAAGCAAGAACAAGAGCGCTGTGAAGGTATGGGAGCAGCGCGCCTACCGCGACTACGACGACCAGCAGGAGCTGGGCACACGCAACATCAAGGTGGCGCTGCGCCGCCTGCGCAAATTTGCGCGCGAAGGGCATGAGCTCGAACTCGACCTGCCCGACACCATCCGCAGCACGGCGGCCAACGCCGGGTATCTGGACATCAAGATGGTGCCCGAGCGCCACAACAACGTGAAGGTGCTGCTGCTCATGGACGTGGGCGGCACGATGGACGAACACATCCAGCGGGTGGAAGAACTGTTCAGCGCCGTGAAGACGGAGTTCAAGCACCTGGAGTTCTATTACTTCCACAACTGCGTGTACGACTTCATGTGGAAGAACAACCGCCGCCGCTTTGCCGAAAAATTCCCCACCTGGGACATCATCCGCAAGTACAACAAGGACTACAAACTCATCTTTGTGGGCGACGCGACCATGAGCCCCTATGAAATTTTGCAGCCCGGCGGCAGCGTCGAATACAACAACGAAGAACCCGGCGCCGAGTGGATCCAGCGCCTCACGCACGCTTTCCCCAAGTTTGCGTGGATCAACCCTGAGCCCCAGGGCGTGTGGCAGTACCGCCAGAGCATCAGCATCATCCAGCAGTTGGTGAGCAACCGCATGTATCCCTTGTCGCTCAAGGGCCTGGAAGAGACGATGCGGCTGCTGTCCAAATAG
- a CDS encoding BamA/TamA family outer membrane protein, producing the protein MLLLLALCLPGCSLLPRASDEAAADNAPAPVIATSGAPSFEVQVHAPKTVRETLERHLELQRFRHLPDLQDGELQRLLGAADANARELLGTLGYFAPTIALALEAPPPDEPQGLRTVTITVEPGPQTHIASADIAFAETPNGDPDARTRQQQRVQRGWSLPPGQPFTQSAWDAAKNDGLRQLQVRRYPTAHIANSRAEVDTDTHEARLSVTYAPGPAYRFGPLKVEGSERYDPDGARRLARLPTGAIYDEAALLDAQLNLASSGYYDAVFLTLDTEGDDPQAAPVVAHVREAKMQKLVFGPGFSTDSGARLSMEHTHNRVPGLGWRAVSKLLLDRETKLLDTEWTDLPDNNGWRWFAKGQVLREATGDFTVNSGRLRTGRSKITQRIDRNYFLQYDYANNQGTSAPPSSTALSVNYGWTGRYFNSLTAPTRGHGIGVELGIGTTLRPERDPFVRTLVRWQTFLPAGRVEAADGKGRNARVALRAEGGAVLARDGAQLPVTQLFLTGGDTTVRGYGYRSIGARTDSGQLYGGRYMAAGSVEWQRPIVYGGEMTDWESTLFIDAGAVADRASDLHARVGVGAGVRWRSPVGPLQADLAYGVQAKEVRLHLRLGFSF; encoded by the coding sequence TTGCTGCTTTTGCTGGCCCTGTGCCTGCCCGGCTGCAGCCTGCTGCCGCGCGCCAGCGACGAAGCCGCCGCCGACAACGCGCCGGCCCCGGTCATCGCCACCTCGGGTGCGCCCTCGTTCGAGGTACAGGTGCACGCCCCCAAAACCGTGCGCGAAACACTGGAGCGCCACCTCGAACTGCAGCGCTTTCGCCACCTGCCCGACCTGCAGGACGGCGAATTGCAGCGCCTGCTGGGCGCGGCGGACGCCAATGCGCGGGAGCTGCTGGGCACCCTGGGCTACTTTGCGCCCACCATCGCGCTGGCACTGGAAGCGCCCCCCCCCGACGAGCCACAAGGGCTGCGCACGGTCACCATCACCGTGGAGCCCGGCCCCCAAACGCATATTGCCAGTGCAGACATCGCCTTTGCCGAAACGCCCAATGGTGATCCCGACGCCCGCACGCGCCAGCAGCAGCGCGTGCAGCGCGGCTGGTCGCTGCCCCCTGGGCAGCCATTCACCCAGTCTGCGTGGGATGCAGCCAAGAACGACGGCCTACGCCAATTGCAGGTGCGCCGCTACCCCACCGCCCACATTGCCAACAGCCGCGCCGAGGTGGATACCGACACCCATGAGGCCCGCCTGAGCGTCACCTACGCCCCCGGCCCGGCTTACCGCTTCGGCCCACTGAAGGTAGAGGGCAGCGAGCGTTATGACCCCGACGGCGCACGGCGCCTGGCCCGCCTGCCCACGGGAGCCATCTACGATGAGGCAGCACTGCTCGACGCCCAGCTCAACCTGGCCAGTAGCGGGTACTACGACGCCGTGTTTTTGACGCTGGACACCGAGGGCGACGACCCGCAGGCCGCCCCCGTGGTGGCCCATGTGCGCGAAGCCAAAATGCAAAAACTGGTGTTCGGCCCCGGCTTTTCGACCGACAGCGGCGCCCGCCTGTCGATGGAGCACACCCACAACCGGGTGCCCGGCCTGGGCTGGCGCGCCGTGAGCAAGCTGTTGCTGGACCGCGAAACCAAGCTGCTGGATACCGAATGGACCGACTTGCCCGACAACAACGGCTGGCGCTGGTTTGCCAAGGGCCAGGTGCTGCGCGAAGCAACGGGCGACTTCACTGTGAACAGCGGCCGCCTGCGCACGGGCCGCAGCAAAATCACCCAACGCATCGACCGCAACTATTTCCTGCAATACGACTATGCCAACAACCAGGGCACCAGCGCCCCCCCCTCCAGCACGGCACTGAGCGTGAACTACGGCTGGACAGGCCGCTACTTCAACAGCCTGACCGCGCCCACCCGAGGCCACGGCATAGGCGTGGAACTGGGCATAGGCACCACGCTGCGGCCCGAGCGAGACCCCTTTGTGCGCACCTTGGTGCGCTGGCAAACCTTCCTGCCGGCAGGGCGGGTAGAGGCAGCCGACGGCAAGGGCCGCAACGCCCGCGTGGCACTGCGCGCCGAGGGGGGCGCCGTGCTGGCGCGCGACGGCGCCCAGTTGCCAGTCACGCAACTGTTCCTGACCGGTGGCGATACCACGGTGCGCGGATATGGCTACCGCAGCATTGGCGCGCGCACCGATAGCGGCCAGCTTTACGGCGGCCGCTACATGGCGGCGGGCAGTGTCGAATGGCAGCGCCCCATCGTCTACGGCGGTGAAATGACCGACTGGGAAAGCACCCTCTTCATCGATGCGGGCGCCGTGGCGGACCGCGCCAGCGACCTGCACGCCCGCGTCGGCGTAGGCGCCGGGGTGCGTTGGCGCAGCCCGGTGGGGCCGCTGCAGGCCGACCTGGCCTATGGCGTGCAGGCCAAGGAAGTGCGGCTGCATCTGCGCCTGGGGTTCAGCTTCTGA